GCGGGCCCCACGCCATCGCTCGAGTACGTCGGCACCGTCTCGCGCGACGCCTCGACTCTCGAAGCGTTCGCCCTCGACCCCGCCACGCGCCCCGACGTTATTGTTGAGGCGGCGTCGGTCGCCGCCGTGCACGAGCACGGTCCGCGCATCATCGCCGCGGGGGTCGACCTCATCGTGGCCTCGGTGGGCGCGTTCGCCACCCCCTCCACGCTGCCTCAGCTGCGTGCGTCAGGGACCGGCCGCGTACACCTCACGAGCGGCGCGATCGGCGGGCTCGATCTGCTGGCCGCCGCTGGCCGCACCAGCGGGCTCGACGAGGTTCTGGTGCGCAGCCGCAAGCTGCCGGCCTCGCTCGCGCAGGACTGGATGAGCACGTCCGAGCGAAGCGAGCTTTTCGCCCTGACCGCGCCACGGACGCTCTTCTCGGGAACGCCGGCCGAGGCGATCGAGCAGTTCCCCGCGTCACTCAATGTCGCGGTCGCGGTGGGCCTCGCGGTCAGCGATGATTCGCTCGTGCGGGTGGAGCTCGTCGCCGACCCCGCCGCGTCGCTGACCGAGCACACCATTACCGCGTCTGGCCCGGCCGGCGAGTACGTATTCACCATCCGAAATGCGCCGCTGCCGGCGCGCCCCGCAAGTTCCGGCCTCACCGCCCGCGCACTCGTCGCTGACCTCCTGCGTCTGGCGGAACAACGCTAGCCCACCGGTTACATGCGGCCCGGCATGACCAGCCAATCGGCCGCTCCATGGATCCGCCGCTGCACAGCCCAACTACTGATCGACCATTGCTCGTCTGAACAATTGTTCGACTATTCCCGCCGACGACGCCTTTCCGGTGGTCTGAGTGGTGATCTCGCGGGCCGCCAGCGAGTGTCGGGGTCGATCCATGGCGGGGCGAGGGTCTCGGGGAGGCCGCCGCGCATGCGGACCTGCCAACCGCCCGTGTCGAGCGTGCGGTGGTGATGCCAACACAGCGCGACACCGTTGTCGAGGTGCGTCGCGCCGCCGTTCGCGTGCTCCGTGACGTGATGGATCTCGCACCAGGCGGCGGGGACGGTGCAGCCCGGGATGATGCAGCCGCCGTCGCGGACCGCGATCGCGCGCCGTTGATGCGCATTGAACACCCGGTCACGGGTGCCGAGCGCGATGACCCGGCCCGTCTCGTCTTGTACGACGTGCTGCCGGGACCCGGCGCAGGCCGAGTGCGTCGCGGAGCGCACCGGGATCGGGGTGGGTTCGCCGTCGTGGCCGGTCAGCCACGCGGTGCCGTGGCCGGCCTCGAGCGCGGCGGCCGTGACCTGGATCATCACGGTCACGGGCGCCCCGCCCAGGGTCGGCATGCCGTCGTGGAGGGCCGCGGCCTGGGCGATCACGGCGAGCGCGTCGTGGCGTTTCTGGTCGGAGGTGCGCTCGTCGCGCGGCGCGAGCAGGTCGGGGTCGCCGAGGCTCGCCGGGCCACAGAGGCCAGCCAAGTCGTCGGGGTCGATCTCGACGAAGCGGACGGAACCCGACTTGCCGGACTCGCGGCCACCCGCACTGCCAGCACCGTCGCCCTCGTCTACCCGTCGCGTCCGGGGCGACGTGATCGCATCGATCATCCGGCCGAACAGGGCCGCGACCTCGGGCACCACCGCGCCGTGTACCGGGACGAGGCCGTCCTTCTCGGCCCCGAATCGGAACGAGCGGCGCCGCTGCAGTTCCTCGAACGACGGCTCGGCCCCGTCCTGGTCGATCGCCGCCGCCCACACTCGCGCGGCCACCCGCACATCGTCCGCATGCAGCGGCAGCGTGGCCTCCCCGCCGTCCGGCAGCGCGGTCCCGCACGCGGCCGCGACCAGGCAGCGCTCCGCCTCGACCACGTCCTCGCGGTCAGCGCCATCGGGCAAACCACCCAGCACGCGCGTGATGACGGCCGCCGCCTCGCAGCCCAACGCCCCCGCGCCGAGCGCTGCGGCGACCGCGGGGAACCGTGGCGGCATGACGTACCCGCCCAGCCCCATCCTGCAGCGGGTCTCGCGCGCCAGCGCGAACCGGGTCGACGCCGTGCGCCCCGACACCTGGGTCACGCGCTGCAGCAGCTCCGTCGCGTTCCGGCAGCCGTGTCGGTGCGCGAGGGATCCCTCGCCAAAGTCGACCGCGGCCCGCGCGTCGAGCTCGCCCGCGACCTGCACCCGCAACGCGTCCGCGATCCGACCGAACTCCTCGGCCTCCCGCGCGAGCGCGACGATCTCCGCATCAGCCAGCAAGCCGAGCGGCTCCCCCTCTAGCGCGGAAGCAACCCGCGCACTCAGCGGCAACACGGCGCAGTCCCAGACGGGGTGAGGGTGGTACCGGAAACCGTTCCGGCTGCGCTGCGGGACATACCCTATTCTCTCACGAATAGTACAGATATTCGATAGAGTGTCGCGAATCTTCTCGAATATTATTCCGAATAAACGCTACGCTGCCTGCAACTGCTCCGGCCGACCAAAGAAGTACCCCTGGAACGAGCTACACCCGTGTTCGCGCAAGAAATCGAACTGGGCTTCGGTCTCGATCCCCTCCGCCACAGTCTGCAGACCGAGCGTGCGCGCCAGCCCGAGAATCATCAACACGATCGCCGCGTCGCCTGGCTCCTCACCAATTCCCCCTACGAACGAACGATCTATCTTCAGTTGCTGCACGGGCAACCGACTGAGGTACTCGAGCGATGAGTAGCCCGTGCCGAAGTCATCGAGCGCGAACCGGATCCCTGCTCGGCGAAGGCCGTCGATGCGCTGCACTGACTCCTCTAAATCGTCATGGAACATGCTCTCCGTGAGCTCGATGCGCAGCCGGTGCGGATCGGCGCCCGTCTGACGCACGATTTTGAACACGCGATTTGCGAAGTTTTGGTCTTTGAACTGGCGCGCGCTCACGTTCACCGACAACGAGAGGTGCGCGAACGCCGGATCCTTGCCCCACTCGGCGATCTGCTCACAGGCGCGCCGCAGCACCCAGTCACCGATGGAGTGAATTAAACCGGTCTGATCGGCAATCGGGATGAACTGATCCGGCATGACGAGGCCGCGCGTGGGATGGAACCAGCGAACGAGGCACTCGTACCCCGAGACGAGAGCCGTCTCGTCAACGATGGGCTGGAAGAACAGCCGCAGCTCATTCCGACGCACCGCCTGGCGGAGGTCGGCGAGCAACTCGAGGCGGGCAACCATCTCGGAGTGAATCTCGGGGAGGAACACGCGAGTCTGATTCATCCCGTGGTCTTTGGCCCGGTGCATCGCGATCTCGGCGCGTTCAAGCGTCTGGTGCGCCGCCTCGCCGGCTCGACCACAGATCGCGATTCCGGCACTGAACTCTGAGGTCGCCCCGAGCTCGCTCGCATTGTCCGAGCGAATCAGCTCCCGCCGAATCATGCGCATGATCACCTCGGCCTCTGCCTCGGCAAGCCCCGCCTCGCTGCTGAGTTCGTTCAGGACCAGGCAGAACTCGTGCTCTCCGGTGCGGGCGACCGCGGCAATGTCGGGGTGCGCAGTCAACAGCCGCTGGCTCACCTGGCGCAGCAGCTCATCGCCCTGCTCGTACCCCAATGCGTCATTGATCTCGCGAAAGTTATCGAGCCCGATCACGACGAGCGCCTCGTTGACGTCACGGGCGACCGCAGAGGCGGCGACTCGCGGCAGCACATCGTCGATGAGCCCGCGCCGGTTCGGCAGGCCGGTCACGGGCTCGAAAAACGCGAGCCGGTGCGCGACGGCCTCGGCGCGCTTCAGCTCGGTGATGTCATTCCACAGCCCAATGCAGTACTCGACCGCGCCGGAATCGTCACGAACCGCCACGACCGTCGACGCCGCCCAGAATTCGCTTCCGTCACGGACGCCCAGGCGAATCTCTCCGCGCCAGGGCGCGCCCGACCGGAGCGTCTCCACGACGCCCTGGACCCCGACGCTCGGGTCGGCCACCGTGACGAAGTCGCCAAAGTGGCGCCCG
This genomic stretch from Leucobacter sp. CX169 harbors:
- a CDS encoding bifunctional diguanylate cyclase/phosphodiesterase; this encodes MTEACSDALARAERRIAEVTGAIDAHAIVAEWYPDGRIRSVNDQFCEALQYAREELIGRHFGDFVTVADPSVGVQGVVETLRSGAPWRGEIRLGVRDGSEFWAASTVVAVRDDSGAVEYCIGLWNDITELKRAEAVAHRLAFFEPVTGLPNRRGLIDDVLPRVAASAVARDVNEALVVIGLDNFREINDALGYEQGDELLRQVSQRLLTAHPDIAAVARTGEHEFCLVLNELSSEAGLAEAEAEVIMRMIRRELIRSDNASELGATSEFSAGIAICGRAGEAAHQTLERAEIAMHRAKDHGMNQTRVFLPEIHSEMVARLELLADLRQAVRRNELRLFFQPIVDETALVSGYECLVRWFHPTRGLVMPDQFIPIADQTGLIHSIGDWVLRRACEQIAEWGKDPAFAHLSLSVNVSARQFKDQNFANRVFKIVRQTGADPHRLRIELTESMFHDDLEESVQRIDGLRRAGIRFALDDFGTGYSSLEYLSRLPVQQLKIDRSFVGGIGEEPGDAAIVLMILGLARTLGLQTVAEGIETEAQFDFLREHGCSSFQGYFFGRPEQLQAA
- a CDS encoding aspartate dehydrogenase domain-containing protein — its product is MSTAAEAAPAPLRFAILGNGAIAAEVLRLVAERGGRAGPTPSLEYVGTVSRDASTLEAFALDPATRPDVIVEAASVAAVHEHGPRIIAAGVDLIVASVGAFATPSTLPQLRASGTGRVHLTSGAIGGLDLLAAAGRTSGLDEVLVRSRKLPASLAQDWMSTSERSELFALTAPRTLFSGTPAEAIEQFPASLNVAVAVGLAVSDDSLVRVELVADPAASLTEHTITASGPAGEYVFTIRNAPLPARPASSGLTARALVADLLRLAEQR
- a CDS encoding HNH endonuclease signature motif containing protein codes for the protein MLPLSARVASALEGEPLGLLADAEIVALAREAEEFGRIADALRVQVAGELDARAAVDFGEGSLAHRHGCRNATELLQRVTQVSGRTASTRFALARETRCRMGLGGYVMPPRFPAVAAALGAGALGCEAAAVITRVLGGLPDGADREDVVEAERCLVAAACGTALPDGGEATLPLHADDVRVAARVWAAAIDQDGAEPSFEELQRRRSFRFGAEKDGLVPVHGAVVPEVAALFGRMIDAITSPRTRRVDEGDGAGSAGGRESGKSGSVRFVEIDPDDLAGLCGPASLGDPDLLAPRDERTSDQKRHDALAVIAQAAALHDGMPTLGGAPVTVMIQVTAAALEAGHGTAWLTGHDGEPTPIPVRSATHSACAGSRQHVVQDETGRVIALGTRDRVFNAHQRRAIAVRDGGCIIPGCTVPAAWCEIHHVTEHANGGATHLDNGVALCWHHHRTLDTGGWQVRMRGGLPETLAPPWIDPDTRWRPARSPLRPPERRRRRE